The stretch of DNA GAGCTTTCAACCAGACTTCGCCAAAGTTGAGGTGTTGATATTCGTCTTTAACCACCCCTTCGGTGATTTTCCGAGCAAATGGATCGGCAACGGGGATGTAGATATTGTAAGCTGCGATCGCGAAACATTCGACAATCAGAGCTTGAATCAGCAGGCAAGTCACCACATTGCCTGTTGCGGCGGCGGTTTGGAAGTTAGCGTGCAAGCCCGAAAAGAATTCGCGGGCAAAATCCATATCCGGCGTTACTTTTAAATTTTTGCCACAAGCTTGAAAGCCTTTCATGTGGCGGCTTTCCATCTTCGAGAGCGTAATTAACTCGTCCTTATGCTCTGGCAGCAGTTCAGCCAGTTTAACGTAATTGTCATGAGCCTCCTGTTCACCTTCAATTACAATTGCGTTGATGCGGCTGTAAGCATCTTTGTAAGTTTCGCCTTGAAAGTCGAATTCAGCGCTGACTGCAAGCTGCTGCATAGGTAAACTGTCTCCTAAAATACACAAACTCTCTCGATCCTG from Desertifilum tharense IPPAS B-1220 encodes:
- a CDS encoding aldehyde oxygenase (deformylating), which gives rise to MQQLAVSAEFDFQGETYKDAYSRINAIVIEGEQEAHDNYVKLAELLPEHKDELITLSKMESRHMKGFQACGKNLKVTPDMDFAREFFSGLHANFQTAAATGNVVTCLLIQALIVECFAIAAYNIYIPVADPFARKITEGVVKDEYQHLNFGEVWLKAHFEDSKAELEEANRQNLPLVWKMLNQVEADAAVLGMDKDALVEDFMIAYGEALSNIGLSTRDIMRMSAYGLKGA